A stretch of the Terriglobia bacterium genome encodes the following:
- a CDS encoding helix-turn-helix domain-containing protein — translation MSRRAPTIELTCKERATLETVIHSPSAAQRDALRARIILLAAEGQQNDHIQQALGVSKPVVIKW, via the coding sequence ATGTCACGACGAGCACCCACGATTGAACTAACCTGCAAAGAGCGAGCGACGTTGGAGACCGTCATCCATTCTCCTTCTGCTGCCCAGCGGGACGCGCTGCGCGCCCGCATCATCCTGCTGGCGGCTGAGGGCCAGCAGAACGACCATATCCAACAGGCGCTGGGAGTGTCGAAGCCTGTGGTCATCAAATGGC